Below is a window of Syntrophomonas wolfei subsp. wolfei str. Goettingen G311 DNA.
ATCATTTGCGAAAAGGGAATTATACGGCCTCCCTTCGGTGCTGCCATTAAAATATGGGGAAGAGAGGGTGAATAGATTGCAATACCAGCAGGAAAGGAATGAGCTTTTGCAAACTGCTCAGGAGATATTTTCCTCCGGTCTGGTAAGCGGAACCTGGGGTAATGTGAGTTTAAGGGTGTCCGGCCAGGGTCTGATGCTTATCACCCCCAGTGGAATGGATTATAATCAGATGGATGCGGAAGATATGGTTTTGCTTGATGGAGAAGAAAAGGTTTTGGCCGGTAAATATAAACCATCGGTGGAAACCCCGCTGCATCTGGGAATATATAAAAAACGCCCGGAAATAAACGCTATTGTACATGTTCATAGTCTTTATGCCACGGCCTTTGCGGTGGCCCGGCAGAATATCCCGGTAATATTGGAAGAGGCGGCTCAGGTAATTGGGCATGAGGTTAGGGTAGCCCCCTATGCCCTCTGCGGTTCACGGCAATTGGCGGAAAATGTCCTCAAGGTCCTGGGCAAGGACAAAAGGGCGGTTTTGCTGGCCAATCACGGGCTGTTGGGTTTGGGGGGGAATTTGCCGGAGGCCCTGCGGGTTTGCCTGGTAGCTGAGCGCACGGCCCGCATTGCCATTTATTCTCGTATACTGGGACCGTTGCATTCCCTTAGAGCTGAAGATATTTTAAGCCTGCGCCAGGTTTTTGAGAATTATGGGCAGAAGAAGGATTGATTAATTGGTGAGGAGTGACACGGATACTAACCCGCTTTTCATCACTGGTTGTGGCTCTGGGCCATGGGTGGTTAATAAGAAAAATATGTTTTAGACGCAGAAGGACGAAGTTGTCAACAACCCCGTCCCCGTGACAGCATGACAATGTTTTAGACGCAGAAGGACGAAGTTGTCAACAACCCCGTCCCCGTGACATAGAAGGACGAAGTTGTCAACAACCCCGTCCCCGTGTCAAACGTATCAAAGGGTTGATTAATAGGGGGGAATAGAAGTGAGGATTCTTTTAGACAATATCAGCATTATCCCTGTAAGCGGAAGTAATTCTTTCATAGAGAAAGGCTATCTTTTGATTGAAGATGTTTTTATTAAAGAGCTGGGGACGGGGAAAGCTCCGGAAGGGGAATTTGACCATATAATCGATGGTGAAAACCAGGTGCTGCTCCCCGGTTTTATCAATGCCCATACCCATGCAGCCATGACCCTTTTGCGGGGTTATGCGGATGACCTGCCTCTGATGGAATGGTTGGAAAACAAAATCTGGCCCCTGGAGGCGAAACTGACCCCGGAAGATATCTATTGGGGTACCATGCTGGCTATTGTGGAGATGATTAAGTCGGGTACTACCACTTTTAATGATATGTATTTCTGTATGGATGAGGTGGCCCGGGCGGTTGAATTGAGCGGAATGAGGGCAGTCTTAGCACGGGGAATGGTAGGAGTGGGACCGGAAAGCGAGCAGGCCATTGAGGACAGCCGCGAGCTCATTGGGAAATGGCAGGGCCAGGCCGGTGGCAGGATTTCTTTCCGGCTGGGGCCTCATGCTCCCTATACCTGCCCTCCGGCTTACCTGGAAAGGGTTATGCAACTCTCCGATGAACTGCAAGCAGGTATACATATTCATGTAGCGGAGACCCGGGTGGAATATGAGGATATACTGAAGCAATATGGAAAAACGCCGGTTTCTCATTTGGAATCCCTGGGGCTTTTTCAAGGACGTCAGGTCTTGGCGGCTCATTGTGTTCACCTCAACGAGGAGGAAATCGGGATATTGCATCAGTACCAGGTGGGTGTAGCCCATAACCCGGAAAGCAACATGAAGCTAGCCAGTGGAATAGCGCCGGTACCGCGTATGCTGGAAAGCGGTATAGCAGTAGCTTTGGGTACCGATGGAGCTTCCAGTAACAATAATCTGGACATGCTGCAGGAGATGCGCAGTTCTTCCTTTTTACATAAGGTAAACACTATGGATCCCATGGTTTTGCCGGCTTACCAGGCTCTGGAGATGGCCACGGCCAATGGAGCCATCAGCCTGGGGATGGGGAATGAGCTGGGACGATTGGAGCCGGGATACCGGGCGGATATGATTATCATGAATTTAAAGGAGGCCCACATGACCCCCCGTTATGACCTTCTGGCCAATATCGTTTATTCCGCTCAGGCCAGCGATGTGAATAGCGTGATAATTGATGGAAAAATTGTGATGGAAAACCGGGAAATCAAGACTTTTGACGAGCAGGAAGTGCTGGCTAAAGCCCGGGAAACAGCCCGGAAATTGGTGGGGAAGTAACTGAATAAGTCCGGGGAATGCCCCCGGATTATTCCGTGAAAGGAATGCTTTTAATAGTGAAAATAATTTCATTTATTGGTCGGCATAATTCCGGCAAGACAACTTTATTAAGGCGGGTAATTGAAAAACTTAGACAAACTGGTTTTAAAGTAGCAGTGATTAAGCATACATCCCATGTCCTGGATACAGATGGGGAACACGACTCCGATCTTCTATTTAGTGCTGGGGCGGAAATGGTCTGCGCTGTTTCCCCGGCCTTGTCTATTCACTACCTGAGACATGAAAGGGAACCGGATTTACAGGAGATTCTGACCCAAATTCCGCTCACAGTGGATTTGATTATTACCGAAGGATATAAAAAGGAAGCTTATCCTAAAATCGAAGTCTTACGTCAGGTAACCGGTATAGAGTTTATCGATGCAGAAAACATTATCGCCCGGGTCTCCGATTTTACCATTGATGATGATTTGCCCTGTTTTAATTTTGAGGAAATCGAAGAACTTTGCCGGTTCATTATTTCACTTTAATTCCTAACCTGGCTTATCTCACTTGTTGCTTGATGTCTGCTATCGTTATGGTTAATTATGGCCAGTATGGTACTGCTATCGGCAAGTACCCGGTTTATTATTCATCATTATTTCCATAAATATTACTCATCATGCTTTTCGCTCAGGTCTTCCGGACCTTCACTCATGCCAATAAAAGTTAAAAATGGGATCATCTTCGATAACGAAAGGATATTAATTCACTTGTTTTCCTTTAAAGAAGGCTATCATCAATTATGGATATTTCTATTTGGTCTCCTTGACGCAGACCTAGCCTTAGTAACAGAAAAATAATTGGCATACAAATTAATGGTTGACATCCTATTAATTGAGGATAAGGTGCAAGCATAAAAATCTATTAAGGATAATGCTTACTAAAAGCGTGTTTTGCAGGCAAATCATACTAATGAGTTTTCACTAAATTGATGTTAAGATGATGATAAAAGGAGCTATTGTCCAGTTCTATGGGGAAGGTAGGATTGATTTTATTACTATATCCGCTTTCCTGGAATAGCTTTATTTGCCCAAAACTAAAATAAGATTAGATAAAATAATACAGGCAATAAAGCAGGGTTATAATCTAAAAGTACTTGAAGGTGCTGGTTTAAAAGCATTGAATATATATTAAGTAGGACCTGGATACCTGGGCAACAATCTTTTGCTCTAATTAAAACTTGTTGAGCGAGAGTTTTAAATTTTGCAATAAAGGAGGTGTTTCATTTTAGCGATTTAGCGCTTTTCGGAAATTTTGCGCTCAAATAATCAGAACTAAGGAGGTGTAATGATGGCAAATTACCAGGACATCATCGCAAACTACAAAGACAAAAAAGGTGGAATTATCGAGGCTTATCATGCTCTGCAAAGGGAGTTCAACTACATTCCCCAGAAGGCAGTGGCAGAGGCGGCCAGGGTTTTCGGCGTTTCCGAGGCTCAGGCTTATGGAGTGGCTACCTTTTATTCCTACCTTTCGGTAGAGAAGAGAGGAAAGTATATTATCCGTATGTGCGAAAGTGCGCCTTGCCATGTGGCGGGAGCTGATAAAGTTCTTAAGGCGATGGAAGACTACCTGGGAATAAAAGTTGGGGAAACCACGGCTGATGGCAAGTTTACCCTGGAATTATGCGAATGCGTAGGTCAGTGCCAGGCCACTCCGGTTATCACGGTTAACAGCCAACCGGTATTCAATGTTAGCTCGGAAAAGATCCCCGAGATACTAAGTGCTTACAAATAGGGAAATACCTAAGAGACAGGTATAAGAGAGATAAAGATAATTTAAAGAGATAGAGAAATATATTTTTTTTGAGAAAAAGATTGAAAAAGAGAATGGGATAAAAGAAAGGGATGGTATGTAATGGCCGAAGAGATACGCATCTTGCTGGCGCATGCCGACCAAATTGATCCTGCCCAAGCTGAGGATTATATCAAGGTTGGAGGCTTTAAAGGCCTGGAAAAGGCCCGCGGGATGACAAGCAAAGATTTGATTGAAGAAGTCAAGAAGTCCGGCCTCAGGGGCCGGGGTGGAGCCGGTTTTAATGCCGGCATGAAGTGGAGTTTTGTGCCCCCGGCGGAAGTCAAATATGTGGTATGCAACCTGGACGAAGGTGAGCCGGGAACTTATAAAGACAGGATAATCTGCGAAAAGAATGCCCAAGCCCTGATCGAGGGTATGGCTATTTGTGGTGTTGCCATCAATGCCAAACAGGGTTATATATATTGCCGGGGAGAGTATCCCTTTGTTGTTGATTTATTGAGAAAAGCCATCCAGAGTGCTAAAGATGTCGGAGCCCTGGGGGAATTCGATATTGAAGTCAGAATGGGTGCCGGTGCTTATGTTTGTGGCGAAGAGACTGCGTTGATAGAGTCCATTGAAGGACATCGTGGCGAACCCCGTTTCAAGCCGCCTTTCCCGGGTGTGGCCGGATTATGGGGAGTACCTACGGTGGTAAACAATGTGGAAACTTTCGCCTGCCTGCCTTATATTCTTACCAATGGAGCCGACTGGTTTGCCAGTATTGGAGCTCCCAAGTATCCCGGAACCAAGGTTCTTACCTTGACCGGGGATGTCAACAATCCGACCTATTTTGAAGTACCCACCAACTATATTT
It encodes the following:
- a CDS encoding complex I 24 kDa subunit family protein; this encodes MMANYQDIIANYKDKKGGIIEAYHALQREFNYIPQKAVAEAARVFGVSEAQAYGVATFYSYLSVEKRGKYIIRMCESAPCHVAGADKVLKAMEDYLGIKVGETTADGKFTLELCECVGQCQATPVITVNSQPVFNVSSEKIPEILSAYK
- a CDS encoding amidohydrolase, producing the protein MRILLDNISIIPVSGSNSFIEKGYLLIEDVFIKELGTGKAPEGEFDHIIDGENQVLLPGFINAHTHAAMTLLRGYADDLPLMEWLENKIWPLEAKLTPEDIYWGTMLAIVEMIKSGTTTFNDMYFCMDEVARAVELSGMRAVLARGMVGVGPESEQAIEDSRELIGKWQGQAGGRISFRLGPHAPYTCPPAYLERVMQLSDELQAGIHIHVAETRVEYEDILKQYGKTPVSHLESLGLFQGRQVLAAHCVHLNEEEIGILHQYQVGVAHNPESNMKLASGIAPVPRMLESGIAVALGTDGASSNNNLDMLQEMRSSSFLHKVNTMDPMVLPAYQALEMATANGAISLGMGNELGRLEPGYRADMIIMNLKEAHMTPRYDLLANIVYSAQASDVNSVIIDGKIVMENREIKTFDEQEVLAKARETARKLVGK
- the nuoF gene encoding NADH-quinone oxidoreductase subunit NuoF is translated as MAEEIRILLAHADQIDPAQAEDYIKVGGFKGLEKARGMTSKDLIEEVKKSGLRGRGGAGFNAGMKWSFVPPAEVKYVVCNLDEGEPGTYKDRIICEKNAQALIEGMAICGVAINAKQGYIYCRGEYPFVVDLLRKAIQSAKDVGALGEFDIEVRMGAGAYVCGEETALIESIEGHRGEPRFKPPFPGVAGLWGVPTVVNNVETFACLPYILTNGADWFASIGAPKYPGTKVLTLTGDVNNPTYFEVPTNYILSDVIYKLGGGIKNGRKFKAVQVGGTSGAFIPEQNLNTSIDFDSMSAIGAALGSGAVLVMDETRDIVDIVTRISKFFEHESCGKCNPCREGTFRCREIMEKINSGRATEADIDNLLLLARVMKRAALCGLGQAAPVPITSTIEHFGHEYRRKLLQYA
- a CDS encoding class II aldolase/adducin family protein; the encoded protein is MNRLQYQQERNELLQTAQEIFSSGLVSGTWGNVSLRVSGQGLMLITPSGMDYNQMDAEDMVLLDGEEKVLAGKYKPSVETPLHLGIYKKRPEINAIVHVHSLYATAFAVARQNIPVILEEAAQVIGHEVRVAPYALCGSRQLAENVLKVLGKDKRAVLLANHGLLGLGGNLPEALRVCLVAERTARIAIYSRILGPLHSLRAEDILSLRQVFENYGQKKD
- the mobB gene encoding molybdopterin-guanine dinucleotide biosynthesis protein B — its product is MLLIVKIISFIGRHNSGKTTLLRRVIEKLRQTGFKVAVIKHTSHVLDTDGEHDSDLLFSAGAEMVCAVSPALSIHYLRHEREPDLQEILTQIPLTVDLIITEGYKKEAYPKIEVLRQVTGIEFIDAENIIARVSDFTIDDDLPCFNFEEIEELCRFIISL